The following are encoded in a window of Heteronotia binoei isolate CCM8104 ecotype False Entrance Well chromosome 9, APGP_CSIRO_Hbin_v1, whole genome shotgun sequence genomic DNA:
- the LOC132577558 gene encoding placenta-specific gene 8 protein-like gives MNPVIISQQPVVVVTQPQSGEWQTDLCDCCSDIGVCLCGLFCFTCLGCQVASDMDECCCCGPTMAMRSVYRTRYRIPGSLLGDFFATSCCPLCSLCQLKRDINRRKDMGMF, from the exons ATGAACCCTGTGATCATAAGTCAGCAACCAGTTGTGGTGGTGACCCAGCCACAGAGTGGAGAGTGGCAGACGGATTTATGCGACTGCTGCAGTGACATCGGAGTCT GCCTCTGTGGACTGTTTTGTTTCACTTGCTTGGGATGTCAAGTGGCGTCTGACATGGATGAATGCTGTTGCTGCGGCCCAACCATGGCGATGAGATCCGTCTACCGGACTAGATACAGGATCCCG GGATCCCTTCTGGGGGACTTCTTTGCTACCAGCTGTTGCCCTCTTTGTTCCCTCTGTCAGCTCAAGAGAGACATCAACAGGAGGAAAGACATGGGAATGTTCTAA